The region TTAATATAGAGAGGCAACCCTGCCAAAGGCATAATGTCAGTctactcttttctttttttggattGGATTTTGGATTATTTTGATCCTGCAGATGAGTTCTACTTTGGGAGAACTGAGAACCTACAcgaaatacatacatttatattgtgAACAGTATGTTTTCCCTCTCAGCTTAACTCTCACTGTTTTGTTTGCCACTATTCACTATGTCTACTTTCTCCCCTGGTTCTTCCTGCTCTTGTCCTCTCCCCATCCCTCTTTCTGGATCCTTCTCTCTCCCGCTTGGCACTGAcaaacatacataaatatattgaataaatacaaataactaaGCAAAACCAGTGCagttttaatataataacagaCAAATATATAGATTATTATCAATTTATAGCATTTTTTCACAGAATATTGAGCTGCTGGGTGTTAGTAtgattcattccttcattttctgtaagcacttatcaaGCTCAGGTtcatggtgggtccaaagcctacctggaatcactgggcgcaaggcaggaaggCACCGCCCTCAGACTACGACAGACCACCGCCCTCAGACTACGACAGACCACAGCCCTCAGACTACGACAAACCACCGCTCTCAGACAATGACAGACCACCACCCTCAGACTATGACAGGCCACAGCCCTCAGACAATGACAGACCACCGCCCTCAGACTACGACAGACCACCGCCCTCAGACAAGGACAGACCACCGCCCTCAGACAACGACAGACCACCGCCCTCAGACTACGACAGACCACAGTCCTCAGACTACGACAAACCAACGCCCTCAGACTACGACAGACCACCGCCCTCAGACAAGGACAGACCACCGCCCTCAGACAACAACAGACCACCGCCCTCAGACTACGACAGACCACAGCCCTCAGACTACGACAGACCACCACCCTCAGATTACAACAGACCACAGCCCTCAGACAATGACAGACCACCGCCCTCAGACTACGACAGACCACCGCCCTCAGACTACGAGAGACCACAGCCCTCAGACTATGACAGACCACAGCCCTCAGACAATGACAGACCACCACCCTCAGACTACGACAGACCACCACCTTCAGACAACGACAGACCACCAATCTTAGCCTAGTGGCCtgaatgtgtcagagattctgtagtGAGTTAATGTGCTCATGGTCAACATGGTGTaggggacccactctgtggagaaaAAAACAGTTCATTCAGAAACGACAGAGCAGTGAGTCCTCATAGAAACAAACGTAAAAATAATGTActagtttggtgtgtgtgtgtgtgtgtgtgtgtgtgtgcgtgtttgagAGGTCAGAGATGTGTGTCAGTGAGAAGTCCCTCTGAGACATTTTAACTAAAATTACAGACTAATTGTCTGAATCCTCTAATGAAATGTAATCAGGTCGTTTTTCTCCCTGAAACTCATGGACTTTCTCCAGATCGTGTGTGACCTTTATTCCACTCACGTTTCCATCAAATAACTCACAGCAATCTTCAGGGACCCACACAATACACATGCGCAGGCCCAATGTTTCATGGAGAAATAGAACTTTTTGGAGGGTATTTTATGGTGAAATAAAGCAGAATAAAGATGATGAATTTGGTACATAAGATGCAGCACTGTCCTCTAGTGGACATTActggacatcacacactgtcacaAACACATGGCAAGAATTTCTGGCATAACATGGATTAATAACCCAGAGTCTaacagtgttctccctgtgtctgtttgggatTCCTCCAGGTTCTCCGCTTTCCTCGCACCGTCTAAATACATATACTGGTAGatagaatgaatgtgtgaaattatgcacaggggtgagtgtgagtgacttggtgaatgtgtgaaattatccacagatgtgaatgtgtgaaagtgtgaaaggTCAGAGCACACACCACAGGGGTGAGGGCAGACAGAGGTCAGGCTCTGGAGTAAAAGAAGGCCTGAGAGGAATTGGTACATTTAGATTCAGTATGTCAAAGCCTGCTTGCAGGCCACAGGCAGTCCTTGACGTACCTGGGAACACCGTCTCCCTGGGGCCACAGCACATCCCCTGCTTACTCTCTGGAGACTGGTACTCAGAGAGTAACAGCTCTGGTAGCTTTTCCACATGGATACCATTTGGCTCAGAGTGCTTATACAACTAGCTTTCTCAGCACGGTTAGCAAACCTCACTCAGGACCACAGAAATGCTCTGTGGGAGGGGCTAAAATTACGTAAGGAtcctctgattggctctttatgtcTTTTGCTGCTCAAACATGGGCTTTTTTAACTGAAACACACCTTGACCACACAAGTCCTGCTGTTGTACCGCCCACTGAAGGTAACATTAAGCACCTTCTTTTTGTCACATTCGTTTGGTATTCACTACAAGTGTAACattagtttgtgttgttttgcagACAGAAAAGAAGTACCAAtaaaaatccaaaaacacattcagtgtgCAAACTCACAGAAGTATTATGAGACGCATGCACTTTCTGCTACTAATTTAGTGATGGAAAAAGAAACCATAGCCGAGCTAATGGGTCCAGAATGGTTAGAGGACAGGGTTTGTTAccagaaggttgccggttcgatGCATCTATGGCTGAAGTGCGCTTGAGCCGAGGATGACTGCTCGctgctcagagtgtgtgagtgtgtgtgtgtgtgagtgtgtgtgtaccaggggCGGTTTGTTCCATGACGGTTTTGCGACGTACAACCAAAAGGGAaagagaggattttttttttcattttactaTAGTAAAAGCCCATGGCTCTATATTAACCAAACTCTGCCAGATTGATTGTCCCGCTACTAAGTATCACAGTCCAATCAGTGTTAGATTTTGTTGTTCCTTACAGTCCTGCTTCTTTTTTGGGCAAGTTCAAGATGGTGGAAAATGGCCCAGACTCCTCTCATAAAATCTCACGTTAAGGCTCTTTTTTtcgagctgcagagccttcagtacATTCTCAGTGGGTTCCGGGAGGGCTTGCCTCAATGTTCTTTCACCATATACacctaaaataaaacatctgcagattgaagagtgaaaaataaaaGCTGATCTCTCTTCAAAATATCTGTGAGGGTGACTCAATGCCAATTTGTTTATGACAACAGTTGAATCGCTGTAGAGGC is a window of Hoplias malabaricus isolate fHopMal1 chromosome 1, fHopMal1.hap1, whole genome shotgun sequence DNA encoding:
- the LOC136709095 gene encoding S-antigen protein-like codes for the protein MVGPKPTWNHWAQGRKAPPSDYDRPPPSDYDRPQPSDYDKPPLSDNDRPPPSDYDRPQPSDNDRPPPSDYDRPPPSDKDRPPPSDNDRPPPSDYDRPQSSDYDKPTPSDYDRPPPSDKDRPPPSDNNRPPPSDYDRPQPSDYDRPPPSDYNRPQPSDNDRPPPSDYDRPPPSDYERPQPSDYDRPQPSDNDRPPPSDYDRPPPSDNDRPPILA